The following proteins are co-located in the Pyricularia oryzae 70-15 chromosome 1, whole genome shotgun sequence genome:
- a CDS encoding Delta(24(24(1)))-sterol reductase, translating to MSSRYSLRQTPRKKELFEGMVETPARRSTRRKSQFPETDGDSSSAAESEAVAKPANTTRRRVPKFIEHIDETAESDAPSEYSPVSATAPNLSNGDEMARRKVSPDGVAATSDVKIKTEETPETEPLIDGKLKPKAVDGWIPGTDHRIDSSGFKDFGGPLGVTTMMICFPLLMYYMWIGSTYYNGKFPLPGDGESLGDFVKKLGTLAYTGAFPHLRAWVMFWTFFIFQGTLYCIAPGVWGKGKPLAHEGGKQLDYYCSAQWSWYITILTASGLHLSGFFPLYTIIDEFGSIMSVCIISGFLISIVAYFSAIQRDAQHRMTGSFLYDFFMGAELNPRMFGILDFKMFFEVRLPWFIMFLTTLGLCARQYEQYGYVTGEAYFVLMAHFLYANACAKGEELIITTWDMYYEKWGFMLIFWNIAGVPLTYVHCTLYLANHDPSEYAHSKPVLALMFIGYLFVYWVWDTCNSQKNRFRAMERGHLVPRKSFPQLPYQTIQNPRKIPTQTGDSLLADGWYGMARKVHYTCDLYFALNWGLITGFASPFPWFYPVFFAGMIVHRAARDIARCREKYGPAWEEYEKQVPYLFIPYVI from the exons ATGTCTTCCAGATATTCACTACGGCAGACCCCCAG GAAAAAGGAGCTCTTCGAGGGTATGGTCGAGACTCCTGCTCGTCGCTCCACTCGTAGAAAGTCACAGTTCCCCGAGACCGACGGTGATTCCAGCTCAGCTGCAGAGAGCGAAGCTGTTGCAAAGCCAGCCAACACTACTCGCCGCCGTGTACCCAAGTTCATTGAACACATCGACGAGACCGCCGAGTCCGACGCTCCTTCAGAATACTCACCCGTCTCCGCCACTGCCCCTAATTTGTCGAACGGCGACGAAATGGCTCGGAGGAAGGTCTCGCCCGACGGCGTTGCCGCGACTAGCGACGTCAAAATCAAGACCGAAGAGACCCCGGAGACGGAACCCCTTATCGATGGAAAGCTGAAACCCAAGGCTGTCGATGGCTGGATCCCGGGAACTGATCACCGCATCGACTCCTCCGGCTTCAAGGACTTTGGCGGACCTCTCGGTGTAACAACCATGATGATCTGCTTTCCGCTGCTCATGTACTACATGTGGATAGGATCCACCTACTACAACGGCAAATTCCCCCTGCCGGGTGATGGCGAGAGTCTGGGTGACTTTGTGAAGAAGCTAGGCACGTTGGCATACACAGGGGCGTTCCCCCATTTGAGGGCCTGGGTTATGTTCTGGACCTTTTTCATTTTCCAGGGGACCCTCTACTGCATCGCCCCGGGTGTCTGGGGCAAGGGAAAACCCCTTGCTCACGAGGGCGGCAAACAGCTTGATTATTACTGCTCGGCACAGTGGAGCTGGTACATCACTATTCTCACCGCGAGTGGCCTACACCTGAGTGGGTTCTTCCCGCTGTACACCATAATTGATGAGTTCGGATCTATTATGAGCGTCTGCATCATCTCCGGGTTTCTCATTAGCATCGTCGCCTACTTCTCGGCCATTCAGCGAGACGCCCAGCATCGCATGACGGGCTCCTTTCTGTACGACTTCTTCATGGGTGCTGAGCTCAACCCGCGCATGTTTGGCATCCTCGATTTCAAGATGTTCTTCGAAGTCCGCCTCCCGTGGTTCATCATGTTCCTGACGACGCTGGGACTGTGCGCTCGGCAGTATGAACAGTATGGCTACGTGACTGGCGAAGCATACTTTGTCCTCATGGCCCACTTTCTCTACGCCAACGCCTGCGCCAAGGGCGAGGAGCTCATCATCACCACTTGGGATATGTACTATGAGAAGTGGGGCTTCATGCTCATCTTCTGGAACATTGCTGGTGTTCCCCTGACATACGTCCACTGCACCCTTTACCTCGCCAATCACGACCCCTCCGAGTACGCTCACAGCAAGCCGGTCCTCGCCCTTATGTTCATTGGCTACCTGTTTGTCTATTGGGTCTGGGACACATGCAACTCGCAGAAGAACCGCTTCCGCGCCATGGAGCGTGGCCACCTGGTCCCTCGCAAGTCGTTCCCCCAGCTTCCCTACCAGACGATCCAGAACCCCCGAAAAATCCCTACCCAGACTGGAGACTCTCTTCTGGCCGATGGCTGGTACGGCATGGCCCGCAAGGTTCACTACACCTGCGATCTCTACTTTGCGCTCAACTGGGGTCTTATTACTGGCTTCGC GAGCCCTTTCCCGTGGTTCTACCCTGTATTCTTCGCTGGAATGATTGTTCACCGCGCAGCTCGTGACATCGCTCGCTGCCGCGAAAAGTACGGGCCCGCCTGGGAGGAGTACGAGAAGCAGGTCCCCTATCTCTTCATCCCC TACGTCATCTAA
- a CDS encoding ribonucleoprotein-associated protein has protein sequence MSANDSAAWPLADAALTQEILDLVQSAAHYRQLKKGANEATKTLSRGVSELVILAADCEPLAILLHIPLLAEDKNVPYVFVPSKIALGRACGVSRAVIAASITSNEASDLQGQIRTLRDKVERLAI, from the exons ATGTCTGCCAACGACTCTGCCG CCTGGCCTCTCGCCGATGCCGCTCTCACCCAG GAAATCCTTGACCTGGTTCAATCGGCCGCCCACTACCGCCAGCTGAAGAAGGGAGCCAACGAGGCTACCAAGACTCTGAGCCGTGGTGTGTCCGAGTTGGTTATCCTGGCCGCTGACTGCGAGCCCCTCGCCATTCTTCTTCACATTCCTCTCTTGGCCGAGGACAAGAACGTCCCCTACGTCTTTGTG CCTTCCAAGATTGCGCTTGGCCGTGCCTGCGGTGTTTCCCGCGCCGTTATTGCCGCCAGCATTACCAGCAACGAGGCCAGCGACCTCCAGGGCCAGATCCGTACCCTGAGGGACAAGGTCGAGCGCCTGGCTATTTAA
- a CDS encoding V-type proton ATPase proteolipid subunit: protein MPSELCPAYAPFFGAMGCTAAIVFTCLGASYGTAKSGVGIAAMGVLRPDLIVKNIVPVIMAGIIGIYGLVVSVLISDNLKQDEYALFTGFIQLGAGLAVGLAGLAAGFAIGIVGDAGVRGTAQQPRLFVGMILILIFAEVLGLYGLIVALLMNSKATLNTTC from the exons ATGCCTTCAGAACTTTG CCCGGCCTACGCG CCCTTCTTCGGCGCTATGGGCTGCACTGCTGCCATTGTCTTCACTTGCCTCGGCGCCTCGTACGGCACAGCCAAGTCCGGTGTCGGTATTGCTGCCATGGGTGTCCTGCGCCCTGACCTGATTGTCAAGA ACATTGTTCCCGTCATTATGGCTGGTATCATTGGTATTTACGGTCTCGTCGTGTCCGTCCTGATTTCGGACAACCTGAAGCAGGACGAATACGCCTTGTTCACTGGCTTCATCCAGCTCGGTGCCGGTCTTGCCGTCGGTTTGGCTGGTCTTGCTGCTGGTTTCGCCATCGGTATCGTTGGTGATGCCGGTGTCCGTGGTACCGCTCAACAGCCAAGGCTCTTCGTCGGCATGATTCTGATTCTCATTTTCGCCGAAGTTTTGG GTCTTTACGGTTTGATCGTTGCGCTGCTGATGAACTCAAAGGCGACCCTCAACACCACATGCTAA